A stretch of Myxococcus hansupus DNA encodes these proteins:
- a CDS encoding PepSY-associated TM helix domain-containing protein, protein MAGLVAIVLLLVVGTGLVIQVNRFRKELVRFRPREALRTMWGDLHKVLGSVGLPFQAIMAWTAAIICINAAVLQPVMVRTAFDGDLEAGLKTLGYPRGSKATGESAEAPRVATVVAQAREALPGVRHYRLAMRNLGDTAAYVDVRGYARQGLHEFTTVRVSRAGEVVHVRDAGGPAATAKLLEAAYVLHSGLYAGMGLRLAYALLGIFSALCVVTGNLVWLERRARSMRRVDVILARVTAGGCGGAALAIAAIFLANQLLPDTLPRRVLWEHGIFYGSWCASVLGGLVYPRARGWAQHLLALSGAILVLLPWLDAWRNARRVFDPAGSPYVFFADLGLAILGALFLLSAWAVGRISPRDPRATRVPLPIPAHEGR, encoded by the coding sequence ATGGCCGGTCTGGTGGCCATCGTGTTGCTGCTGGTGGTGGGCACCGGGCTCGTCATCCAGGTGAACCGCTTCCGCAAGGAGCTGGTGCGCTTCCGCCCCCGCGAGGCGCTGCGCACGATGTGGGGGGACCTGCACAAGGTGCTCGGCAGCGTGGGTCTGCCCTTCCAGGCCATCATGGCCTGGACCGCGGCCATCATCTGCATCAACGCGGCGGTCCTCCAGCCGGTGATGGTGCGCACGGCCTTCGACGGCGACCTGGAAGCGGGCCTGAAGACGCTGGGCTATCCACGGGGCAGCAAGGCCACGGGGGAGTCCGCCGAGGCGCCGCGGGTGGCCACCGTGGTGGCGCAGGCCCGCGAGGCGCTCCCGGGCGTCCGGCATTACCGCCTGGCCATGCGCAACCTGGGGGACACGGCGGCGTACGTCGACGTCCGTGGGTACGCGCGCCAGGGGCTGCATGAGTTCACCACCGTGCGCGTGTCCCGCGCGGGTGAAGTGGTGCACGTGCGCGACGCGGGCGGACCCGCCGCCACTGCGAAGCTGCTCGAGGCGGCGTACGTGCTCCACTCCGGGCTCTACGCGGGCATGGGGCTGCGGCTCGCCTATGCGCTGCTGGGCATCTTCAGCGCGCTGTGTGTCGTGACGGGGAACCTCGTGTGGCTGGAGCGGCGCGCCCGCAGCATGCGCCGCGTGGACGTCATCCTCGCGCGTGTCACGGCGGGCGGCTGCGGTGGCGCCGCCCTGGCGATCGCCGCCATCTTCCTGGCCAACCAACTGCTGCCGGACACGCTGCCGCGCAGGGTGCTGTGGGAGCACGGCATCTTCTACGGGAGCTGGTGCGCCAGCGTGCTGGGCGGGCTCGTGTACCCGCGCGCCCGAGGCTGGGCGCAGCACCTGCTCGCGCTCTCCGGCGCCATCCTGGTCCTGTTGCCGTGGCTGGACGCCTGGCGGAACGCGCGGCGCGTGTTCGACCCGGCGGGCTCGCCCTACGTGTTCTTCGCCGACCTGGGGCTCGCCATCCTGGGCGCGTTGTTTCTTCTGTCCGCCTGGGCCGTGGGGCGCATCTCGCCGCGCGACCCCCGGGCCACCCGGGTGCCGCTTCCGATTCCGGCGCATGAGGGCCGGTGA